The sequence below is a genomic window from Streptomyces sp. NBC_00289.
CGAGCCCGGGACGGCAGCGTGCACGAAGGCACCGACCGCCCGGGGCGCGATGAGGTCCTGCGTGCATTCCAGCACCAGCCTCGGCACGCCGACCGTCTTGAGGTCGTCCCGGGAGTCGGACAGGAACGTGGTGCGCGCGAAGACGAGCGCCATGGCCGGATCGGTGGCGCAGAAGCTCGCGGTCAGCTCCTCGCCGAGCTCCGGCCGCTCCGGGTTGCCCATGATCATCGGAGCCATGGCGGCCGACCAGCCCAGGTAGTTGGCCTCCAGGGAGGCCAGGAGCTCCTCGATGTCCTCGCGGCCGAAGCCGCCGTGGTAGCCGACGTCGTCGATGTACCGGGGTGAGGGCGCGACCATGACCAGGGCACCGATGCGCTCCGGCGCCCGCCGGGCGGCCAGCACCCCGATCATGGCGCTGACCGAGTGCCCCACGAACACCGCGTCCCTGAGGTCGAGCGCCTCGCACACCTCCACGACGTCCTGGGCGTACCCGTCCAGGGAGGAGTACCGCTCCTCCCGGAAGGCGGAGAGGTCGGAGCGCCCGGCGCCGACGTAGTCGAACAACACCACTCGGTGGGTGTCGGCGAGGGCCGGCACGGTCAGGCGCCACATGTTCTGGTCGCAGCCGAACCCGTGGGCGAGCACCACCGCCGGTCCGGCGGGGTTGCCCGTGACGGTGACGTTGTTCCTCCGATGGATGTCCATGGCAACGATCCTCTCACCGCCCCGCCGGGTCCGGGGCCTCCCCCGGCGCCCGACTGTCATGACACCCGGGGCGCCCCATAGGCACCGGCCGGCGGTGCCAGGTCGAGGACGCGTCGGGGTTTGAGTCGCGCCGGGAGGAGTACGCGGAGGGTATGGCCAAGTCGACGCGAGAGACAGAGCGGAAGTACGAAGCACCTTCGGCCGACGACACCTCGTGGTTGCCCGACCTCACGGGCGTGGACGGCATCAGGTCCGTAGTGAAGCAGGGCGTCCAGGACCTGGACGCCGTCTACTTCGACACGGACGACCTGCGCCTCGCCGCCGGCTCGGCCACGCTGCGGCGCAGGAGTGGCGGGAGCGACGCCGGCTGGCACCTCAAGCTGCCCGGGTCCGGCGACACCCGGGAGGAGGTGCAGGCCCCGCCGAGCGACGAACTTCCGGACGAGCTGCGCGACTTGACCCTCTCCCGCACCCGGGGCGCGGAACTGAGGCCGGTCGTCCGCATCCGGTCCAGGCGCGACACCCGACTGCTCCTCGACGCCGAGGGCACCCCCCTCGCCGAGCTCACCGTCGACGCCGTCCGGGCCGACTCCCCGCTCGCCGGCACCGCGCGGGCCGCCTGGACGGAGATGGAGGTGGAGCTCGCCGAAGGCGCCGACCCCTCGGTCCTGGACGCCGTGGACAAGGCGCTGCGCAAGCAGGGCATCGACCGGGCACGCCACCCGTCCAAGCTGGCCCGGGCGCTGGAGGAGACGGCCGCGGGTGCGCCCCGTCTGCCGGACGCGCGCGTGGAGCGGGTCAAGCCCGGTTCGGCCGGCGAGCAGGTCCTCGCGTATGTGGACAAGCAGGTGCACGCCCTCGTGGACCTCGATCCCGCCGTACGGCGCGGTGTGCCCGACTCGGTGCACAGGATGCGCGTGGCCTGCCGCCGGCTGCGCAGTGTGCTGCGGTCCTACCGGTCGGTGCTGGATCGCGAGGTCACGGATCCGGTCCGTGCGGAGCTGCAGTGGCTGGGCGGCGAGCTGGGCGCGGAACGCGACCACGAGGTCCTGCTGGAGCGGCTCGACTCGGGCATCGGGGCCCTGCCGCGCGAACTCGTCCTCGGACCCGTCAGGGCCCGGCTGCGGGTGTGGCACGTCACGGAGAGCTCCGCCGCGCGCCAACGGAGCCTCGACGCTCTCAACTCACCGCGCTACCTGACCCTTCTGGACTCTCTGGCCGCGCTCACGGCGCAGCCCCCGCTGCGTCGCAAGGCTGCCCGCAAACCCCGGAAGGTGATGACGAAGGCGATCACCAAGGAGTACGACCGCCTGGCCGGCCGGATGGCCCGCGCGCTGGCGCTCCGTCCGGGCAAGGACGCCGACGCGGCCCTGCACCAGGCGCGCAAGGCGGCCAAGAAGACGCGCTACGCCACCGAACCGGCGCGGGCCTCGCTCGGCAAACCCGCCAAGCGGTTCGGCAAGCGGATCAAGGCCGTACAGCAGGTGCTCGGCGACCACCAGGACAGCGTCGTGGCACGGGACACCCTGCGCGGTCTCGCGCTGGCGGCCCAGGCGGCGGGCGAGCCGGGCTTCACCTGGGGTCTGCTGTACGGCCGGGAACAGGCCGTGGCCCGGGAACGCGAACGGGAACTGCCGATGGTGTGGGCCGCCGCCTCCGAGCCCGGCCCGCGCAAGGCGCTCAAGCCCTGACGCGGCCGCCTCTTCCGCGATGTGCGCCGGTCCGGTGGCCGCTCGTGCGGCGGCCACCGGACCGGCGCGATGACCGCGGCCGGCGCGGGTGCGGTCAGGAGGCCGTGCAGGCGCCGAGGGTGGGGGCCGCGCCGCTGCCGTTCTTCATGACGGTGAAGCCGAAGCTCGTCGACGCTCCCGCGGCGAGGGTGCCGTTGCCGTTCGGCTTCATGGTCATCACGTTGCCGCCGCTGTCCCAGGTGGGCGTTCCGTTCCAGGTCGCGCTGATCTTCTGGGGCGGGGTCACGGTGACCGTCGTCGACCAGCCGCTGATCGCGGACCCGCCGGCGGTGACGGTCACCGTGCCGTTGAAGCGGTCGCTCCACTCCGTCGCCTTGCTGTAGGAGACGGAGCAGGCGGCCGTTCCGCCGCCGGACCCGGAGCCCGAACCGCCCAGGGCGGTGAGGACGGCGTCGTAGGCGGGCTTCTTGGTGTAGTTGCCGTCGAACAGCAGCGGTGTTCCGCTGCTGCGCCAGGAGTACTTGTCGGTGACGCCCCACACGGTGATGCCGGTACACCGCGAGACGGCCAGACAGGCCTTCACCACGTTGCCGTAGCTGGTGGCCTGGGAGGTGCCGGAGCCCTCGATGTCCAGCTCGGTGATCTGCACGTCGACGCCGAGGTCGGCGAAACGCTGCAGGTTCGTCTGGTAGTCGCCGGGCACGGGTGAGGCGGAGTTGAAGTGGGACTGGAAGCCCACGCAGTCGATGGGTACGCCGCGTGCCTTGAAGTCCTTGACCATGGCGTAGACGGCATTGCTCTTCGCGTTGACGCCGTCGGTGTTGTAGTCGTTGTAGCAGAGCTTGGCGGCGGGGTCCGCCGCGCGTGCGGTGCGGAACGCCTCCTCGATGAAGCCGTTGCCGAGCTTGTCCTGGAAGGGCGAGCTGCGCCGGGCGCCGCTGCTGCCGTCCTGGAACGCCTCGTTGACGACGTCCCAGGAGTGGATCTGGCCCTTGTAGTGCTGCATGACCTGGGTGATGTGGTTGTTCATCGCCGTTCTGAGGTCGCCGGCGGCCAGGCCCGAGACCCAGCCGGGCAGTTGGGAGTGCCACACGAGCGTGTGCCCGCGGATCTTCATGCCCTTGCCCTGGGCGTGGCCGACGATCTGGTCGGCGGCACCGAAGGTGAACGAGTTGCGGGTGCTTTCGACGGCGTCCCACTTCATCTCGTTCTCGGGCGTCACCGAGCCGAACTCGGTGTCGAGCGTCGAGACATACGGGGTTTCGCCCAGATGGTTCGCGGCGACCGCGGTGCCGAAGTAGCGGCCCTTGCCGGCCGCGGCCGACCCCAGGGTGCTCGCGGCGTCGGCCGTCCCCGACAGGGCGGTGACGCCGGCCCCGGCGAGCA
It includes:
- a CDS encoding alpha/beta fold hydrolase yields the protein MDIHRRNNVTVTGNPAGPAVVLAHGFGCDQNMWRLTVPALADTHRVVLFDYVGAGRSDLSAFREERYSSLDGYAQDVVEVCEALDLRDAVFVGHSVSAMIGVLAARRAPERIGALVMVAPSPRYIDDVGYHGGFGREDIEELLASLEANYLGWSAAMAPMIMGNPERPELGEELTASFCATDPAMALVFARTTFLSDSRDDLKTVGVPRLVLECTQDLIAPRAVGAFVHAAVPGSKLVTLEATGHCPHMSAPEATNEAIAGFLADLR
- a CDS encoding CHAD domain-containing protein, producing MAKSTRETERKYEAPSADDTSWLPDLTGVDGIRSVVKQGVQDLDAVYFDTDDLRLAAGSATLRRRSGGSDAGWHLKLPGSGDTREEVQAPPSDELPDELRDLTLSRTRGAELRPVVRIRSRRDTRLLLDAEGTPLAELTVDAVRADSPLAGTARAAWTEMEVELAEGADPSVLDAVDKALRKQGIDRARHPSKLARALEETAAGAPRLPDARVERVKPGSAGEQVLAYVDKQVHALVDLDPAVRRGVPDSVHRMRVACRRLRSVLRSYRSVLDREVTDPVRAELQWLGGELGAERDHEVLLERLDSGIGALPRELVLGPVRARLRVWHVTESSAARQRSLDALNSPRYLTLLDSLAALTAQPPLRRKAARKPRKVMTKAITKEYDRLAGRMARALALRPGKDADAALHQARKAAKKTRYATEPARASLGKPAKRFGKRIKAVQQVLGDHQDSVVARDTLRGLALAAQAAGEPGFTWGLLYGREQAVARERERELPMVWAAASEPGPRKALKP
- a CDS encoding endo-1,4-beta-xylanase gives rise to the protein MVTRTSIGPASASPRRHSRTHPALVFGLTALLAGAGVTALSGTADAASTLGSAAAGKGRYFGTAVAANHLGETPYVSTLDTEFGSVTPENEMKWDAVESTRNSFTFGAADQIVGHAQGKGMKIRGHTLVWHSQLPGWVSGLAAGDLRTAMNNHITQVMQHYKGQIHSWDVVNEAFQDGSSGARRSSPFQDKLGNGFIEEAFRTARAADPAAKLCYNDYNTDGVNAKSNAVYAMVKDFKARGVPIDCVGFQSHFNSASPVPGDYQTNLQRFADLGVDVQITELDIEGSGTSQATSYGNVVKACLAVSRCTGITVWGVTDKYSWRSSGTPLLFDGNYTKKPAYDAVLTALGGSGSGSGGGTAACSVSYSKATEWSDRFNGTVTVTAGGSAISGWSTTVTVTPPQKISATWNGTPTWDSGGNVMTMKPNGNGTLAAGASTSFGFTVMKNGSGAAPTLGACTAS